aataataatAGCCttacttcttcactacacaaaggaatatcctcaaccgatttccaaggactggtgacatccagtggaagcggtaggaactgcaagcaagtccattagaaatctggtgtctctaaaaaacctaattgaaaagacagtgacatcaaaaaaatacaaattctgaatggtttgtcctcagggttttgcctgctacataagttctgttattctcacagacatgattcaaacagttttagaaacttcagagtgttttctatccaaatctactaataatatgcatatcttatattctggggatgagtagcaagcagttgaattttggcatgctatttttcccgaaagtgaaaatgctgccccctgccctcaagaagttatCATtaaaacgctgggccaattgtgcatcgccctatgggactcccaatcatgtgatacagcctggatgctttgtttgtaaattatgtctgattgttggagcatgcccctggctatccgtaaatttagaAAACAAGAAAATTGCCGTCGGTTTTGCTTTATACAAGGAATTTGTACTTTTGATCTTAAGTATATTGtagtaattacatttacttttgatacttaagtatatttcaaatcaaatacttttagacttttactcaagtagtactttactgggtgactttcatttttacttaagtaattttctattaaggtttctttacttttacccaaataatgacaattgagtactttttccaccactgtttaaTAGTTAGTTGAAAACAGATTTTTGTTTTAGAGGGCAGCAGCCAGCGGAGCAGGGTTTAAACCAGTAATCCTTATACGTAGTTATGAAAGCACAGCACCTGTGTCaagcctgctcccgctcttcctcccTTTGGCTCTCGAGGGCGCCAGATTCCCCAACATTACGCACTCAAGCCACCTtcagtacgcacacctgcctttccccgtcacgcgcatcagtgCTCATTGGACTCACGTGGACTTAATTACTTGTGTAATTTCCTTCCCTATTTCTGTCTGTTTcctagctctgttccctgctttgggattgtttgtcatatgaccttgtttacccgtgtgctgacgttGTTCCTGTCGTGTTCTATGTCTGTTCCTGAATAATGTTTgcctccccgtacctgcttctcctgtCCAGCGTTGGTCCTTACAGAATCCCGAAGCCATCACATGAAGCTTCGTGGGAGTACTGGCATTCCGGTTGGTGGTGACGTCGGTCCTGGGTTGCCGctgatggaaccgggggtgcttAGCCAGCTCGTCGTGCTTCCACtccctagctggctcgagaggtttcctttcCCCGGTTGGCTCAGaaggcgcccatcccacgtcgggccCCAGTCGGATTGTCAGGTCTTGTTCGCCCAGCCGGATCGTAAGACTGTCACGTCTCCGTCGGATCATCGGGCTTCCATGTCGcagcgggatcgacaggcgtTCATGCCTCAGCCAGCTCCCCGGGCTCCCACGCCCCTGCCGGTTCGTCGGGAGTTTACCTCAGCCGGCTTGCCCGACACCCATGTCTCGGCCGGagcgcccaggtaggacgccgggtggcgcccctagaggggggagGGTACTCtcatgcctgctcccgctcttcctccctctggtgctcgagggcgctgttcctaggccgtcattgaaaattatAATTTATTCTTAAAAAATCAGATTTCAATCAAAATAGGTGGCTTTGACTGAAATCCTCTCCTATAATAACTTGGCTAAGAGCATGAGCTTTTATAACTGGATTTGGCACTAATGTAAAAGGCCCGACATTCCAAACAATGAATAGCTTAAATTCGAATTCAAAAAGCCCAGATGGTGAGGAAAAGTCCTGATGGCTTTTCATTGTTAGTTTACTTTGAAATAAAACATCAATCATTTTCTGAAAAGTATTTGTACCAGTGCTGTGTTAATCCAATGCCAGTCGTTCATAGCACAATGAAGAAATCACAAATcaaatttgacatttgtcaaAACGTGTCTTCTATTATGTCCACAATTCTGCATTTTTACGAATATCTCTCATTTTTATGGGAGAAAATGGAATAGAAATGCAACAACACCCAGAATGTAAATGAGTGAACAGACAACTTCAGTAAACTCTACGTTCCAAACTAGAGGTGGTTATCAGATCACAGGGTGCTACACCAGCAGAAGGGAAGGAGGTGAAGCTCCCAAACGCTCCCGATTTCCTACAGTCCTGACGACAGAACATCTCGCCGCATCGCAAATGCAACAGTTTTAAATGCTAATACCAAACAAGCggaggagtggaggagacaggagacaggagacaggagacaggagataggagacaggagataggagacaggagataggagacaggagacagggaaCGAAGGAATAAATGAGATGAGGAACATCAGAGAACACATAAGTAGAAGTAGTAATTCTCTTATCTTTTCCTGAATGAACCAGAGATGTTTTATACAAAAACTTTGTCTTTTATGTGGAAGGAAGTTGCTTTTCTTTATAGGTGACTATTTTTTAGCTCTCACATAAATCTCTATTATCTTAGCAAGTGTAAAATAATCCAGGTTTTCTGCTTTTAGTTGGGAGATTATGGTTACTCTTGATTCCTATGTCACTGTCACTTTATAAAAACCTAAACTGATGTCATTCTTTAACCAAGGTCATATCCTGCAAAAATATTTTAACAATTAATAATTTACAGTCAGCATAAAAATATGACGTTATTTTGAAGTTTGTGTATCAGTGGATAGGAAGATAGTAACACCTCACAGCATTACTATGGAGTCCTTGTGTACTGGGCGGGGAGGCCTGGTTTACTGGGCTGGCCTGGTGTACTGGGCCGGGAAGCCTTGAGTAATGGGCTGGCCTGGTATACTGGGCCGGGAGGCCTTGTGTACTGGGCGGGGAGGCCTTGTGTAATGGGCTGGCCTGGTATACTGGGCCGGGAGGCCTTGtgtactgggctggcctggtgTACTGGGCCGGGAGGCCTTGTGTAATGGGCTGGCCTGGTGTACTGGGCCGGGAGGCCTGGTGTACTGGGCTGGGAGGCCTTGTGTACTGGGCTGGGAGGCCTTGTGTAATGGGCTGGCCTGGTGTACTGGGCCGGGAGGCCTGGTGTACTGGGCTGGGAGGCCTTGTGTAATGGGCTGGCCTGGTGTACTGGGCCGGGAGGCCTGGTGTACTGGGCGGGGAGGCCTTGtgtactgggctggcctggtgTACTGGGCTGGAAGGCCTTGTGTACTGGCCTGGGAGGCCTGGTGTACTGGGCAGGGAGGCCTTGTGTAATGGGCTGGCCTGGTGTACTGCGCCGGGAGGCCTTGTGTACTGGGCTGGGAGGCCTGGTGTACTGGGCTGGGAGGTCTGGTGTACTGGGCTGGGAGGTCTGGTGTACTGGGCTGGGAGGTCTGGTGTACTGGGCTGGGGGGCCTGGTGTACTGGTCTGGGAGGCCTGGTGTACTGGGCTGGGAGGCCTGGTGTACTGGGCTGGGAGGCCTGGTGTACTGGGCTGGGAGGCCTGGTGTACTGGGCTGGGAGGCCTGGTGTACTCGGCTGGTCTGGTGTACATGGGAGGCCTGGtgtactgggctggcctggtgTATATGGGAGGCCTGGtgtactgggctggcctggtgTACATGGGAGGCGTAGtgtactgggctggcctggtgTATATGGGAGGCCTGGTGTACCCTGCTGGCCTGGTGTATATGGGAGGCCTGGTGTACTGGGCTGGGCTGGAAGCAGACAGCCGTGGTAATCACTGTACATCTTTACTCTGGTCTGGAGGATAGGCTAATGGTGGCtgaatggtggtggctgcatcatgttatgggtatgcttgtcattggcaaggactagggagtttttttaatgataaaaagaaacagaatagagctaagcataggcaaaaAACAAATGCAcctttaaacaggacaatgaccaaaacacaaggccaaatatacattggagttgcttaccaagacaacattgaatgtttctgagtggcctagttacggttttgacttaaatcggcttgcaAATCTATGGCAAGTTTTGAATATGGCTGTGTAGCAACTTGACAGAGGTTGAAGAATTTTTGTAATAACAATGTGAAAATATTGTACAGTACAGgcgtgcaaagctcttagaggtatacccagaaagattcacagctgtaatcgctgccaaaggtgattctaacatgtgttttgactcaggtgtgtgaattcttatgtaaattagatatttctgtctTTCATTTTAAATTTGcaaaagatttctaaaaacatgttttcactttgtcgttatggggtattgcgtgtataTGAGTGATACCAAAACAAAAATCTAATCCATGTGgaattaaggctgtaacacaacaaactgtggaataagtcaaggggtatgaatactttctgaaggtgatgcatatactgtatttataatcattacatatttatatatttagATTTCCGTCTCAGACTTGTAATATGTACATTGTTTTTCTGGATTATGTgtgttatgtatttttttttttttttttttttctaggtATCACTGCACTgtaaacacaagcatttcactgtacctgcGATATCATATGCAAATCTTTGTATGGGACCAATAAacttgaatttgatttgattcaacagTTAAAACACAGTTTATTCTGTTTGAATCAccttcttatgtaaataaggccaGTCCAGGTTTGGATTGTGGAGTCCAGACCAGACCCTGTCTGCATCCCAactgccaccctattccctatgtagtgcaccacttttgaccagcaaccatagggccctggtcaaaaagtaatgtactatatagggaatggtgtGCCATTTGGGAGAAAACCTGTGATAATTGTTATGAAAAGTTAAAGGGGAGTCAgcatgtcctccagaccattaacccttcctccagaccattagcctgtcctccagaccattaacccgtcctccagaccattagcctgtcctccagaccattagcctgtcctccagaccattagcctgtcctcagaccattaacctgtcctccagaccattagcctgtcctacagaccattagcctgtcctccagaccattacctgtcctccagaccattagcctgtcctccaagaccattagcctgtcctccaagacatagcctgtcctccagaccattagcctgtcctccagaccattagcctgtcctccagaccattagcctgtcctgcagaccattagcctgtcctgcagaccattaacctgtcctccagaccattagcctgtcctccaagaccattaacctgtcctccagaccattagcctgtcctccagaccattaacccatcctccagaccattagcctgtcctccagaccattaacctGTCCTCCAAACCATTAGCCTGTCCCCCAGACcattaacctgtcctccagaccattagcctgtcctccagaccattaacctgtcctccagaccattacctgtcctccagaccataaacccgtcctccagaccattagcctgtcctccagaccattagcctgtcctccagaccattagcctgtacTCCAGACCAATAGCCTGTCCttcagaccattagcctgtcctccagacatttagcctgtcctccagaccattagcctgtcctccagaccattaacctgtcctccagaccattagcctgtcctccagaccattagcctgtcctccagaccattagcctgtcctccagaccattaacctgtcctccagaccattagcctgtcctccaagACCAttacctgtcctccagaccattagcctgtcctccagaccattaacctgtcctccagaccattaacctgtcctccagaccattagcctgtcctccagaccattacctgtcctccagaccattaacctgtcctccaagaccattagcctgtcctccagaccattagcctgtcctccagaccattaacctgtcctccagaccattagcctgtcctgcagaccattagcctgtcctccagaccattagcctgtcctccagaccattagcctgtcctccagaccattagcctgtcctccagaccattagcctgtcctccagaccactagcctgtcctccagaccattaacatgtcctccagaccattagcctgtcctacagaccattagcctgtcctccagaccaataACCTGTCCTCTAGACATTTAgcatgtcctccagaccattagcctgtcctccagaccattagcatgtcctccagaccattagcctgtcctccagaccaataacctgtcctccagacatttagcctgtcctccagaccattagcctgtcctccagaccattacctgtcctccagaccattagcctgtcctccagaccattagcctgtcctccagaccaataacctgtcctccagacatttagcctgtcctccagacaattagcctgtcctccagaccattagcctgtcctccagaccaataACCTGTCCTCCAGACATTTAGCATGTCCTCCAGACAATTAGCCTGACCTCCAGACAATTagccagaccattagcctgtcctccagaccattaacctgtcctccagaccattagcctgtcctccagaccattaacccgtcctccagaccattaacctgtcctccagaccattagcctgtcctccagaccattagcctgtcctacAGAACCTTAGCCTGTCCTGCAGACCAATAACCTGTCCTCCAGACATTTAGCATGTCCTCCAGACAATTagtctgtcctccagaccattagtctgtcctccagaccattagcatgtcctccagaccattagcctgtcctccagaccattagcctgtcctccagaccattaacccatcctccagaccattagcctgtcctccagaccattaacctgtcctccagaccattagcctgtcctccagaccattagcctgtcctacagaccattagcctgtcctccagaccaataACCTGTCCTCCAGACATTTAGTCTGTCCTCCAGACAATTagtctgtcctccagaccattagcatGTCCTCCAGACCaatagcctgtcctccagaccattagcccgtcctccagaccattagcctgtcctccagaccattagcctgtcctccagaccattaacccgtcctccagaccattagcctgtcctccagaccattagcctgtcctccagaccattaacctgtcctccaaaccattagcctgtcctccagaccattaacccgtcctccagaccattaacccGTCCTCCAGACCaatagcctgtcctccagaccattaacctgtactccagaccattagcctgtcctccagaccattagcctgtcctccagaccattaacctgtcctccagaccattagcctgtcctccagaccattagcctgtcctacagacaattagcctgtcctccagacaattagcctgtcctccagaccattagcctgtcctccagaccattaacctgtcctccagaccattagcctgtcctccagaccattaacccgtcctccagaccattagcctgtcctccataccattaacctgtcctccagaccattagcctgtcctccagatcATTAGCCtttcctccagaccattagcctgtcctccagaccattagcctgtcctccagaccattaacctgtcctccagaccattacctgtcctccagaccataaacccgtcctccagaccattagcctgtcctccagaccattagcctgtcctccagaccattagcctgtacTCCAGACCAATAGCCTGTCCttcagaccattagcctgtcctccagacatttagcctgtcctccagaccattagcctgtcctccagaccattaacctgtcctccagaccattagcctgtcctccagaccattagcctgtcctccagaccattagcctgtcctccagaccattaacctgtcctccagaccattagcctgtcctccaagACCAttacctgtcctccagaccattagcctgtcctccagaccattaacctgtcctccagaccattaacctgtcctccagaccattagcctgtcctccagaccattacctgtcctccagaccattaacctgtcctccaagaccattagcctgtcctccagaccattagcctgtcctccagaccattaacctgtcctccagaccattagcctgtcctgcagaccattagcctgtcctccagaccattagcctgtcctccagaccattagcctgtcctccagaccattagcctgtcctccagaccattagcctgtcctccagaccactagcctgtcctccagaccattaacatgtcctccagaccattagcctgtcctacagaccattagcctgtcctccagaccaataACCTGTCCTCTAGACATTTAgcatgtcctccagaccattagcctgtcctccagaccattagcatgtcctccagaccattagcctgtcctccagaccaataacctgtcctccagacatttagcctgtcctccagaccattagcctgtcctccagaccattacctgtcctccagaccattagcctgtcctccagaccattagcctgtcctccagaccaataacctgtcctccagacatttagcctgtcctccagacaattagcctgtcctccagaccattagcctgtcctccagaccaataACCTGTCCTCCAGACATTTAGCATGTCCTCCAGACAATTAGCCTGACCTCCAGACAATTagccagaccattagcctgtcctccagaccattaacctgtcctccagaccattagcctgtcctccagaccattaacccgtcctccagaccattaacctgtcctccagaccattagcctgtcctccagaccattagcctgtcctacAGAACCTTAGCCTGTCCTGCAGACCAATAACCTGTCCTCCAGACATTTAGCATGTCCTCCAGACAATTagtctgtcctccagaccattagtctgtcctccagaccattagcatgtcctccagaccattagcctgtcctccagaccattagcctgtcctccagaccattaacccatcctccagaccattagcctgtcctccagaccattaacctgtcctccagaccattagcctgtcctccagaccattagcctgtcctacagaccattagcctgtcctccagaccaataACCTGTCCTCCAGACATTTAGTCTGTCCTCCAGACAATTagtctgtcctccagaccattagcatGTCCTCCAGACCaatagcctgtcctccagaccattagcccgtcctccagaccattagcctgtcctccagaccattagcctgtcctccagaccattaacccgtcctccagaccattagcctgtcctccagaccattagcctgtcctccagaccattaacctgtcctccaaaccattagcctgtcctccagaccattaacccgtcctccagaccattaacccGTCCTCCAGACCaatagcctgtcctccagaccattaacctgtactccagaccattagcctgtcctccagaccattagcctgtcctccagaccattaacctgtcctccagaccattagcctgtcctccagaccattagcctgtcctacagacaattagcctgtcctccagacaattagcctgtcctccagaccattagcctgtcctccagaccattaacctgtcctccagaccattagcctgtcctccagaccattaacccgtcctccagaccattagcctgtcctccataccattaacctgtcctccagaccattagcctgtcctccagatcATTAGCCtttcctccagaccattagcctgtcctacagaccattagcctgtcctgcAGACCAATAACCTGTCCTCCAGACATTTAGCATGTCCTCCAGACAATTAGTCTGTCCTCCAGACAATTagtctgtcctccagaccattagcatgtcctccagaccattagcctgtcctccagaccattagcctgtcctccagaccattaacccatcctccagaccattagcctgtcctccagaccattagcctgtcctccagaccattaacctgtcctccaaaccattagcctgtcctccagaccattaacccgtcctccagaccattaacccGTCCTCCAgacattagcctgtcctccagaccattagcctgtcctccagaccattagcctgtcctacagaccatgaacctgtcctccagaccattagcctgtcctccagaccattagcctgtcctccagaccattagcctatcctgcagaccattagcctgtcctccagaccattaacccttcctccagaccattaacctgtcctccagaccattagcctgtcctccagaccattaacctgtcctccagaccattacctgtcctccagaccataaACCCGTCCTCCAGaacattagcctgtcctccagaccattagcctgtcctccagaccattagcctgtcctccagaccattagcctgtcctccagaccattaacctgtcctccagaccattagcctgtcctccagaccattagcctgtcctacagaccattagcctgtcctccagaccaacAACCTGTCCTCCAGACATTTAGTCTGTCCTCCAGACAATTagtctgtcctccagaccattagcatGTCCTCCAGACCaatagcctgtcctccagaccattagcctgtcctccagaccattagcctgtcctccagaccattaacccgtcctccagaccattagcctgtcctccagaccattagcctgtcctccagaccattagcctgtcctccagaccattaacccgtcctccagaccattagcctgtcctccagaccattagcctgtcctccagaccattaacctgtcctccaaaccattagcctgtcctccagaccattaacccgtcctccagaccattaacccgtcctccagaccattagcctgtcctccagaccattagcctgtcctccagaccaataacctgtcctccagaccattagcctgtcctccagaccattagcctgtcctgcagaccattagcctgtcctccagaccattaacctgtcctccagaccaatagcctgtcctccagacatttagcctgtcctccagaccattagcctgtcctccagaccagaATGAAGATGTACAGTTATTGCCTCGGCTGTCTGCTTTCTCCAAGGGATCTTTCATTAGACCACCATTATTCACCTCCTAAGACGGAACCCAAATCACGGCTCTGATCTATTTGTGTTTGTTATTAGGAGCCTCTGGCGGGCTGGTgggcaggctggctggctgggagtGGAGAGGGTTAACAGTGTAGAGGAGAGAAACCATGCTGTTGTACCATGAATGGAGAGATGGATGTCCAGTTTGTAGCACCAGACAAGACATGACTCCTCTTCTCATAATGCATGAGGGCAGATGCACATACTGTACAGGTTCTTCATTCTTCCTGCAACACTGCTCTCTTCATTTACAGTTTGAagaaacaaacacaaacaaatacaacATGAACAAATACAACTCACCAAATACAACATcaacaaatacaacacaacaaatacaacatcaacaaatacaacacaacaaatacaacacaacaaatacaacatcaacaaatacaacacaacaaatacaacacaacaaatacaacacaacaaataCAACATCAACAAATACAACATcaacaaatacaacacaacaaatacaacacaacaaataCAACTCACCAAATACAACATCAACAAATACAACATCAACAAATACAACATcaacaaatacaacacaacaaatacaacacaacaaatacaacacaacaaatacaacacaccaaatacaacacaacaaatacaacacaacaaataCAACATCAACAAATACAACATcaacaaatacaacacaacaaataCAACATCAACAAATACAACTCACCAAATACaacataaacaaacacaacatgaacAAATACAACATGATCAAAtacaacacaaaacaaaaacaacacaaaaaatacaataataaacaaatacaacacaacaaataTAACAAAAACATGTACAAGACATAAATAAATTCAACACAAACAAATACAACATAAAcaaatacaacacacacaaacaaatacaagaCATAAACAAATCAAACTTTTGAGAAGTTTTTGTGGTTGTTTGTTTACCCGTAAAGGCGGAGAAAAACACTGGAATCCAATTAAGGACTGTTGTGTGATTGTTTTAAGACGTGACTGGCGCTCGCCACTTGGCAGTCTGGGTAAaataatatttccgatttatcaagtgttttacagcgaaaacacaatatagcgttatattagcttaccacaatagccaaaaacacaagcaatttcccagtagcaaaagtaagcgatcgtaacaaacaagcaaaagatatataatttttgactaaccttgattttcttcctcagatgacagtcctataacatcaggttatacatacacttatgttttgttcggaaatgtgcatatttagagctgaaatcaatggttacacattgtgctaacttagctactttttcccactacgtccggatttttcctgacactttttctgacacacatattctgaccaaatagctattcataaacataactaaaaaatacatgttgtataggaaatgatagatccattagttcttaatgaaatcgcagtgttagaattctaaaaataacttcattacgatatgcagcttcggtatagctagagtacccaaacgttggccgcccacgactagttcacatgtacgacagatatatgaaatagcatcataaaatgtttcttacttttgctgatctttcatc
The window above is part of the Salvelinus namaycush isolate Seneca chromosome 7, SaNama_1.0, whole genome shotgun sequence genome. Proteins encoded here:
- the LOC120050276 gene encoding pollen-specific leucine-rich repeat extensin-like protein 3, whose product is MYTRPAEYTRPPSPVHQASQPSTPGLPAQYTRPPSPVHQASQTSTPGPPAQYTRPPSPVHQTSQPSTPDLPAQYTRPPSPVHKASRRSTPGQPITQGLPAQYTRPPRPVHKAFQPSTPGQPSTQGLPAQYTRPPGPVHQASPLHKASQPSTPGLPAQYTRPAHYTRPPSPVHKASQPSTPGLPAQYTRPAHYTRPPGPVHQASPVHKASRPSIPGQPITQGLPAQYTRPPGPVYQASPLLKASRPSTPGQPSKPGLPAQYTRTP